DNA from Nymphaea colorata isolate Beijing-Zhang1983 chromosome 4, ASM883128v2, whole genome shotgun sequence:
GATATAGTGGCATCATTTCGAATCTTGAAAATATTTACGTAGGCTCTAGCCTGTCGCGTCTCCGACAAGGAACCAAGGTTTCATACCTGGGGATTTGTCTCTCGACATGATTATCTATCGCTAGCGATTTTCAACCTCAAATCCTGATTCATTACTTGTACGAAAGCCCAGGGGATTTGGTGTAGTGGCTAAGGTAgagcttctctttctttctttcttttctcaagtGAGTGGGGACATCTCACCACTCTAGTGAAGGCCGAAATCTCTCCATCTTTCAGGATTTAGGACTGCTTTCGGATTGAAGTGGTGCTTTCATTATACTTCAACTCGTacatcaatgttttttttttctttttttttacaatacaTTGAGTTGGCATCTTTGTAATTTAGAATGGAAACTAGCTACCGACCAGGCTTCACCCATTTCATTGCACCAAGTCCCTCATAGATGAGTAGGATAGAGTTTACAACACATGAATGTTATGCTCTTTTTAAATCGAAACATGCATGGCCGCTAGAGATTCCTCATCTGTGAAATCGCCATTATATATTTCTCCTCATTGAAGAGTTCATGGTTAATCTTTGAGCGACAAATCAGCGATATTTGGATTAAGAAAACGTCATGCTCTCATGCCAACAAGCCCGTCTAGCTCAGTCGGTAGAGCGCAAGGCTCTTAACCTTGTGGTCGTGGGTTCGAGCCCCACGGTGGGCGTTTATGTATTCTTTTACGTCaattttttgtctcttttgaaCAAAATTACAcgaagtttttttaaaaaggggCCTTTCGCCAACATGCTATGCAATCTCATTCACGCTTCCGGTTAACCTgtaagaaatttttaattttactttaaTGCTTGACATTGTGGCTTGTAAAATAGCACATAAGAGTGTCCTACTTTCTGATCACGAGGTCGACATGCATGGGCGTGCCATCACCCTGGAACTCGCGCTGAAGGTGCAAAATCCATAAGCATGGCCAATTTGGCTGGGATGTCAGAACGTATCGAGAAATTTAAGGGAAAGGAAGATCCCCAGCGCAGTGCAGTCTGATTGATTATTTCAGCCATGAGCACGTTATTTTTGCAAACACGTATGCTATCAATCTGCATGGCCGAAAACCTAAGAATGACACACTTTTCAGCGTGACACGGATTTTATAACTGTATAGAAATCCATTATCTAAGTTTCTAGTTTATACTATCCTTACCCATACATGATCTCTATGCTGGGTTATTAGGTTTTGGACCGACATCCCAGTCATGAGCGTATCGTCCTCCTTGGGTTCCCTTGAACCTGACCTGGTCACTCAAACATCACAATTCTTTTTTATGTAAGAGATGATTTACTTGAGGGCTTAAGAATCAATGGTTTACATTTGTTCAGCTTATATCGGTTTTTTGGATGTAGAGATCACATTGATCATGTTAATTTCGCAAAGACATACTCGTGGATATACTATTCAGCTAAAGTATGCGTGGACTCTAGCAAGATTCCACAAGGTACTTGAATGAAATCGAAAATGTTGCTCTATTAGTTACAGCATGAGTTCAAAACATGCACCAGGTCACAAGCCAACATATTCCCCAGGGTCACCCACCACCTGCAGgtgatgaaattgaaaaatcatacaaaatctgaaaatttatgGTGTACTAGTGTTACATACATGCTCACTTAAGATGTTACAAGCTAGCTGGAGCGAAAGGATGCACCACTTACATTACTTCAGTCAATGACATCAGTCAGACATGAAATATGGAACTATAATTCGTTCACATTTAGTTAGCCATCTCTTCTCAGTTTAGTCTTCAGTGGCATCTCTTTATAACTGACGACCTTCTGGGATGCTCTACGGGCTGGCCTAGCCATTGATGATCTCCTTGGTGGTGACTTTTTCTCAACTGGTTTGTTCGACTCCATGGTActtcctcctttctcttctttttcttcgacTTTTTCTTCGactttttcttcaacttttgtttcattgacaACAGCCTTATCACATTTAGGTTCAATACCTTCAATTGACGAGGAGCTTAATGAAATAGAGACATCTTCTTGTTGCATAGGATCATCAACTTGTAAATCTGATTGAGAAGTCAACTCAGTCTTCTTAGATTGGTCTGTTTCTCGTGGTTCTTCACGCTTAATGATGCTGGATCGCCTTCGCACACAAATTCTGGTTTACAGAACATGAATTGATATCATGGCTCCctccaaaagaataaaaatttgaaagcaCTCACCTTTTACTATCTGTGCATCCTCGGGTCGCTGCCTGGCCAGTACTAGAAGGAATTTGTGCTGCGAAAACCACAAGAGATGATTAACAAGTTGAAAGGCAAACATGCCACGTTTGATCACACACCATGAAGGGTATCTTACATGGGATTCTGGATGGACgcctttgattttgatttggtAGCTTCGGCTTTTCAAGTTCAGACTCCTGACAACAAATGTTTCAAGGACACTAAATATTAGTAACGACATAAATAAAGCCAAAATAAGAGGGAAAGAAGTAACAAATGAGTGTGTAGGAAAATGGGAACATTCTACCTTCAGGCTATCGCTGCTCCTCTTAGAATGATcagacatattttttttcacttgcccctagatgtgaaaaatgggttcaaaatttgaaatacaCAATGCAGTATCTTAAAAGCTGGAAGCAATGTGGAATACTGACCTCAAGTTCCAGTATCTTTGCTTTAAGCATTCCTGACATAATACCAAATTCATGTTGCTGTAACTTGAgctgaaaattgaaatcagttaagaaatatattatttctttctacatttttcaaaataaagtcTGATACTCAAACTGACTGGTAAATgcaaaagcatgaaaaaattgtaagattttcaaatttgtcttgTTCTTTCTCCTGACATAATGCCAAAATCATGTTGCCATAAATTgagctgaaaaatgaaatcaacTACAGATATATTGACTttctatttcaattttcaagttAAAATCTGTTACATAAACTGACTGGTATGAAAAATTTGTACGAATTTCAAAATTGCCTTTCTCACTGTcttgtctctctccctctctatgtGTACATGTTAGACACAAACTCTTGACTTAGTCTTAtacatagttggcaaactgagTGAGTCGACCCAGGGATATTGCCTTATTTGACTCAGATAAGCTAGAAGTTGGGTCATGATCCAGGACCTGACCCATCTAAACTCAAGCTTTAGAAAATCAGCCCTCAATCATTCGGATCATTAAAATGCTAAACTGGCTCGAGATTACTCAAGTCTGGTCTGATCCGATTTGCAATGAAACATTACATTAGTTTGTTCTATATTGTTTCAAGTGTCCGATTTTCCACTTAAAACTGACTCATGCAGTCGTTTATCATAAGCTACGAAACCCTTCACATCCGATGCTGAACGCAGAGGGGCAATGGATATGCTAGAGATCAAATGCAGAAGGATGAGCTGGCACCATCCTTCCACCAGTGTCACCATCCTGCAATTGCTGTCcacaggtctctctctctctctagtccTAGGACCAGGGTTTCCAAccaccccaaaaatttagggGTCACGTCGctggatgctctctctctctctctctctctctctctcgctaacTACATCCTTTTGGTTGTTGTAACTGTAATATGATGCAAGTGTTTTCTGTACAAAAACTATAAGCTTTGAGTTGCCGAGCCTTTTTTTTATGGACTTAAGTTTTAACTGCAATCATGTTCATTTATTTCAGTTGATTCTCAACTTTATTTTATCTGATTCCTCATTTCAGCATAAATCCTTCCTGTGTTCACTATCCAGTTGTTCTCAGTTAGTACTGTCGGAGAACTACCTGATTTCTCATTTCAATTCAAATCAAGTACTTGCTAGTTAGTACACTcgtctggtctcatgagagaCATGCTCCATAGTTCATTCCAGAATCCACTTGTTCTTGGTTATTGGACGTTAATTATTATTGTATAGATGTATAATTATAATTTGTGTTCAATGTTCATAAAATATGGTTATTTGATTGCATATTCTTCATAGTTACTTATTATTTTAATGTTCACCATCTTCATTGATTTTTAACGAAAACACACTATCAAAATTTATGACCTGCCTGTTGAGTCGATGGTCTGGTCGTCAGCCAGATCCAAGTCTGATTCATGGGCTTATCCATATGGTTTTATATCTGAAACTACTTTCACACTACACAACACGTTTaccatatataatatgtttcaaTGGTCCAGATGCATTGCATCAATTTTAAAGCCAAGTCAGTTCTAGGTGTTTCAAAAGATCATCATATGTCACCACCACATGCAGAACTTCATCAGCATCCTCATCAACATACATAATGCTATGTTCACAACCTCACTTCCTTAAATGGCTTTTGGTAAATGGTAAACCTACATCTTTATAACATGCGGCATGGATTGGGATTGAATCAAAACCACCATGTTGAATGACAAGATTATTTGcagatttcaagaaattcaaagtCAAAGACAAAGTAATAGGAGATTAGGAGGAGAACAGAGGTTATACCCAACTATATGTATGCATGGTTTCTTTGCTAACTTCATCACATTTAGAAAGATATCCCAAATATGACAGCAACTTAAAAcaataaaactgaaaattagGGAGACAAATTACTTATCAATGTCTGAAATCAACAATGTATCTGATTCTGGGTTAGACAATGCTACTCATATGATGGTTGTCTCTGACTGTAAGTATATGGACAAGAGAATATGTAGTTGACACTTGATTCAAATGACTACCACAAATCCTATGAATCATCCAAGAGAACAAGAACAGAAAGATCAAGGAGAAAACTGTGCAGGAGTTTTCACACCAACTATAATAGTAAGGTAGTGCACTGCTACTAACACAACAGTATAGCAATAGTAGCATCGTATGGCGACTTAAAGAACTCCATAAAATAAACGAACGAAAGGACAAAAGCTAGAAGATGATTTGAGGAAGTAACAGCACGAAAATATATGAGGAAAGCtctaaaaaaaaggataaagaaaAGCATACCTTATCTTTACCAATATTAAGCTCCTGTGAGAACGACAAGCACAGCGTAAGCCATCAATTATGCATACCAAGGGAggcattaaaaaaagtaaaaggaaaaaagaagtcaaGTATTTGCTGCACAAACCGCGAGGAGCTGACTATTTGATTGAGCGAGCTGCCAATTTTGCTGAGTGATTTTTACCAAGTTCTCTTTAAGTTTCTGAACATCAAGGCTGCGTATCTCGATGATCCTACTGTTAAATGCTAAGGAAATAATTGGAGTTTGAGACATTGTTAGTAAATGCACGAATTTGCCAAGTAACCGAAAATTTAGTTAACCGACAAAGAATTAGGTTAAAAATTAAActgaaagataaaaaatttctggataCTCTCTCTCTGCTATAGCTCTTAGCATTGTGGCATTTTCCTGGAAGCACATACACCAACAAAAATCTTCATTCAATCAAGAGATCAAAGACAAGCCCAGTGCttaaattaaacaaacaagAACACGGGTTACCTTTCGCAGCTTTTCGATGATTTCCCTCTCGGCCGCAGAGAACACGAACATGTTGTCGTCCTTAAGCGTGGACTTCACATTTTGGGTAACGTTCGTTATGTCGCAGAGCCGTCTCGCAGAGGGAGAGCGGTTGCAACTCGAGCTCTTCACGGCGTTCAACGTCCCCACTACACATTTCTCAAATTTGAGACGTCAAGAAATTCGAGAACCCTAAACTCAAATCCCTAAAACAAAAACCCACGGCAAAAGGGGAGAGAAGAGGATGGGTGATGGATTCGAGAAGAACAACACAAACCTTTGAACCCACATGCTCttcaacagagagagagagatagagaataCCTGTGGTATTTTCGCGATCAAGAATGGTTGCCatgagaagagagaaatgagaaacGCAGGGAAAAGAAACACTCGCTCGCGCGCGGGGGAGGTTGGGGTGATAGAAAAGGGACAAATAAGTAATTCAGGTTTGGGACGCCACGGCTTTCCGAGCCTCGAACCGAGCCTAATTCAAAACCCAAACatccctcccccccccccagATAAAAAAAGGCATGTTTGAATCTCTCATACTATATGTCTGAGACAACTCATCCCAGGCATGTTGTCAGCGACAGAGGTTGTCTCGGATACTCTTTCTCCAGTCGGGGtcttatataagaaaaattggGTATGTTAGACAATAAATCTTGTTTATGATTTGAGCATCCCTACTTGTAGGATTAAATGTCTGAAAAAGTATTACCAGTTGTAGAAACATCCTTAAGGGCAGGGCTTGTTTGAGAGATGCGAGTCACATCCCACGAGCTGTTTAAGGTATCCTCAAAGTACTAACAAAGGTGCCTAGTTACCCACTTTCTATGCGACCCATAAGCCAATACAAAAATTAAAGTTAAATTTGGCTTAAAATATGACTTAGCGTCCTTTAGTATTTGTTTGATTGCAggtatatatttctttctaaaAGAAGTGCGTCAAGAGTACAACTTGAGACATTTAATCCACCCCTACAAACATACGTTGGGTAGAATGTCAACTGTTGGTCATGCAGATATTTGATCGAAGGTAAGTCGCCAAATCCTCCTAATCTAATTTTGTGGAGTCTTATCCTTCTTGTCAAATACCCACTCTTAGCTCTCATTATTGAACAGTCGATAAGAAGTTATCTTAAATGGAAGATGTcaaattcctctctctctctctttttctctcacatatatatatatatatatacatgaatgataGAGACAGACACAAAAGTTGATGCACCTATTTGTAAAGAATATACTAAGAATGATCCCCGAATTATAGGTGGTTGATGAAGATCTGCACTATTGTGCAAGAGATAAGAGGCATAGATGCTTCTCGTAGCACGGGAAAGGCCTTCTGTTGGTTTGGTGCTTTAATCCGTCTAAAATTTTCACCCCAATCGAGCAAACTATCATATGCTTCACTATGTTCAAGGCCAGAGGTATAAATTTTtcaccgaattaaagtttttaaattttgactaaagcttaaatatcattttttaagaacttttatataaaacaagtgaaattttctaaaatttagatataaaacATCATACTAACCTCCACCCCATCAAACGGACCAACAAATATTTCACGGGTTGATTACATCATAAAACATTTTCCAATTTCTAGTGCCTATGAACGAGCTGTCGCTGTTTGAGTGTTGAAGCAAATTACACAAAGATTGAGCAAATGGGTGTGGAAGCAGCGATGGAGTTTGCaccttcttctccaacttgaagACTACAAGATGAGTGGTTAAACCACCTACACAAGTGGAAAGAGCTCTTGTGGGCAACGAAACCATGAAGCATACTTCCAACTTCCAAGCATCGTATTGCTGAAAAATAAAGCAattaccaaattttttttaaaaaaacaacattttttttttaattattgtcAACAACTATGATTTTTTAATGGATTAAAAAGAAGCTATCAAGCAGTCTCCGGACTCCGGTCATTAATAATTTCTATTGCCACCACCTAAGCGAACAAGAATCCAGCATTAAATTTCTAATAAGCTTCTCGCTCgtcaaaaagaaagcaaaaaaaaaaatgaaaaaacctgtcaaaaacaaaagcaagttGATAAAGGAGTTTTCGGGTTATTGAGACTTTTCTGTGGCCGGTATTCCTGAATTTTGGTAATTGTTGTGGTCCACATTGAAACCCCTGGTCCAACCAATGGCGTGGAGAGCTGGCTATCGCCGCCCAGCCGTCCATCAAACGAGTATAATCTTTCGGATGAACGGTGGAGCAGAGGTCCGGACAACCCCCCACCCCAACTTTTTCCGGCTGTTAACACCCGGTGGTCCGTCTGGCTGACCTGTTTCGCGCGTGAAGGTGGAGGCGGGAAGGAGGGGAAACGGTTACTTCTCTCTTCTGTTAAGGTACTtctcccttcctccctccccctttctctctctctctctctccgtctctaaTTCGAGGTGTAATCTTGTGTAGGTGTTCGTTTGAATCCTTGAAAGGGTATAGTAGGGATGGCAAACAGTTCGTTCAAGGCGGAGCATCCACTGGGTACGGGTCGTTTCTTTCTTTAATCGTGGATTTCATGATTCCCAATGGGCAGAACTATAAGGATGTTGTCTTCCTTGTATTCCTtttgattttgatctttttgcTGGTTCTGATGTGATCATCGCTTTGGTCTGGTCGGATTTTGATTAGCGAACCTCGAGAATAGTTTTCATTTTCGTGCAATCTGAGGAGCAACCGTGCATGCTCAGTTGGTTGAAGGAAATTTAACGTGCTTTTCTGGTTGATCTGAAGCATAGTGATTGAGTTGTATGTGCTTAATTGGGAGTTTGATTCCTCTCCCTTTTACCAGAAAGTTAGACCATATTTTAATTTAGAAATGCTAGGAAAAGCGAGTTTGCTCACTGTAATTCTGCTGACGACCTTATATCGTAGGATAGGTGTCCCTTCATTTCTGTTTTTCCCCTGTGGGGAGGTCAGAGATGGATGGTTGGTTTATATAGGTGGCCGTTTAGTTGGGGAGGGAATGTTTTAGGTAGTTGTTTCATGCTTTGGaatttggcatttgaatacacttttctgttttttgtttggtCTATGTTGTACTCACTGTTTTTTGTGCGAtttagaaagaagaaagacagaATCGGCACGCATAAGGGAGAAATACCCAGAGAGAATACCAGTAATCATTCTGTCCTTGCCTGTGCTGATTATTTCACTAACTCATGATATTTTTCTGGTTatgataaattttgattttgatttttgtgtCATTTTAGGTAATTGTTGAGAAAGCTGACCGAACCGATATTCCCGACATTGATAAGAAGAAGTTAGTTGCTCCTGCAAATcacttttgttttattcattCACTTGGCTATTGCAATATAATTTCCTTAACAAAAGGGACTTCTAGATGTGATATACTTGCCTTTATATTCTGCATTAGtgtaatatttgaaaatatgtcTAATCAATTCTACTTAAAGAATGCCATCTCTGCATTCGGTAGGTCTAATGTCTGTTGTTTGGTAGGCACATCTAAAATGTTTGACCATGATGTTTAATGCGATTAGAAGTTCCTGCATGGTCAAAGTTCATAAGAGTAACTGAAATTCTTGCTGCTGCTTCCTTCTTTTAATAGACACAAGGCCAGTGATGTCATTCACAGAATAAAGAGATGGGAATGCAGGTTGAATGAGAACTTTagaacattgtcacaaata
Protein-coding regions in this window:
- the LOC116252157 gene encoding SHUGOSHIN 2-like isoform X1; this translates as MATILDRENTTVGTLNAVKSSSCNRSPSARRLCDITNVTQNVKSTLKDDNMFVFSAAEREIIEKLRKENATMLRAIAERDRIIEIRSLDVQKLKENLVKITQQNWQLAQSNSQLLAELNIGKDKLKLQQHEFGIMSGMLKAKILELEGQVKKNMSDHSKRSSDSLKESELEKPKLPNQNQRRPSRIPSQIPSSTGQAATRGCTDSKRICVRRRSSIIKREEPRETDQSKKTELTSQSDLQVDDPMQQEDVSISLSSSSIEGIEPKCDKAVVNETKVEEKVEEKVEEKEEKGGSTMESNKPVEKKSPPRRSSMARPARRASQKVVSYKEMPLKTKLRRDG
- the LOC116252157 gene encoding SHUGOSHIN 2-like isoform X2, with amino-acid sequence MATILDRENTTVGTLNAVKSSSCNRSPSARRLCDITNVTQNVKSTLKDDNMFVFSAAEREIIEKLRKENATMLRAIAEREIIEIRSLDVQKLKENLVKITQQNWQLAQSNSQLLAELNIGKDKLKLQQHEFGIMSGMLKAKILELEGQVKKNMSDHSKRSSDSLKESELEKPKLPNQNQRRPSRIPSQIPSSTGQAATRGCTDSKRICVRRRSSIIKREEPRETDQSKKTELTSQSDLQVDDPMQQEDVSISLSSSSIEGIEPKCDKAVVNETKVEEKVEEKVEEKEEKGGSTMESNKPVEKKSPPRRSSMARPARRASQKVVSYKEMPLKTKLRRDG